In a genomic window of Duncaniella freteri:
- a CDS encoding MBL fold metallo-hydrolase, giving the protein MKLFCIGSSSRGNGYVLQSSNGGALLIECGMPLVEVKKVLGWKLSSIAGCVVSHRHKDHSKYLPEYLKFGIHALALEDVFASFPKLNRTFCKSIEPMHGYKVGSFKVFALPVVHDVPCLGFVIEHDEMGKLLFVTDTMMLEYRVANLNHIMIEANYSDELLEDAISSGSTVSSTRERLLESHMELKTTEQILRTTDLTAVNEVVLLHLSGRHSNAEQFRALIAEAVGKPVYVANPGIEINVSKIPY; this is encoded by the coding sequence ATGAAACTCTTTTGCATCGGAAGCTCGTCACGCGGCAACGGCTATGTACTGCAATCTTCTAACGGCGGCGCATTACTGATTGAATGCGGTATGCCTTTGGTCGAGGTTAAAAAAGTTCTCGGTTGGAAGTTGAGCAGCATTGCCGGATGCGTAGTGAGCCACCGCCACAAAGACCATTCAAAGTATCTGCCGGAGTATCTGAAATTCGGAATCCATGCTCTTGCTCTCGAAGATGTGTTTGCTTCATTCCCCAAGCTAAACCGCACGTTCTGTAAATCCATCGAGCCGATGCACGGCTACAAAGTGGGCAGCTTCAAAGTCTTTGCGCTCCCGGTAGTCCATGATGTGCCGTGCCTCGGATTCGTCATCGAACATGACGAGATGGGCAAATTGCTATTCGTAACCGACACGATGATGCTTGAATATCGGGTTGCTAACCTCAATCACATAATGATTGAAGCCAATTACTCCGATGAGCTTCTTGAAGACGCTATAAGCAGCGGAAGTACGGTCAGCAGCACACGTGAACGATTACTCGAATCACACATGGAGCTGAAGACAACCGAACAGATACTCCGTACCACCGACCTCACAGCCGTAAATGAAGTGGTATTGCTCCACCTATCGGGCAGGCACAGTAATGCTGAACAATTCCGCGCCTTGATAGCGGAAGCCGTAGGAAAGCCGGTTTATGTGGCAAATCCGGGCATTGAAATCAACGTATCTAAAATCCCATACTGA